The genomic region TTTTCGTTTAATTTTTGGTAACAATTCAATGGAATTGCAGTGATAATGAAAAATAAAATAAACTTCCCAAAGCATTTCATTATAAAATAGAATATTCTTGCACTTTTAGTGCTAATTCTGACCGATTATGGACCTGTAATTTTCGATAGATTGATTTTACATAGCCTTGTACTGTATGTTCACTTAAGTCCAAAAACTTTGATACCAAAGGAATAGTTTTCCCTTTGACCAACAATTCAAGAATTTGTTTTTCCCGATCTGTTAAATATACTTTGGGTTTGTCGATAGGACGTCTAAAATTCGAAAACACTCTCAGTGCAATAGTAGGTGTGATATAAGCACCTCCACCTAACAAAACATCAACTATATTTTTGATTTGTCCTAATTCTGATTTTAATAAGTAGCCAAGTGCCCCATTTTTAATCGAATTAAAGATCATCTCATCGGAGTTCATATTCGTTAACATAATTACTTTTATGTTTTCGTTCTTTTCCGATAAAATTTTAACTACTTCGATGCCGTTTATACCTGGTAACATGATATCCAAAAATAAAATATCGATATTTTTATGTTGAGGATCACGCAAAAGCATCTCTCCCGTTTTCCAAGAGAAAATCTCTGATACATTATCCAATTCTGAAATGCGGCTTTTTAGTTCTTCCAAAAAGAAATCGTCATTTTCCAAAATTCCAATTTTGATCACATTGGAATCAGCACTAGCTTCATATTTATGCGACATGTTCTCTGGTTCCTGCTAATGTTTCGTAGTATTTCCAAAAATTTTCATTCGGAGTCCTTTGATCTTCAAATAAGGAAAATTCAGCCTTTAATCCCAGAACGTAGAACATTTCCACTTCTCCTTTGTTTTTGGCGTTAATTTTTCCCCTGTATTCGCATTCAAAAACATCTTTAATCATACCATAGGTTTCGCCACTAACATTGATTTTTCCAGGAGTCCCCGAAGATTCCATTCTAGAGGCAGTGTTCACTGTATCCCCCCAAACATCATATGCAAATTTTTTTTCTCCAATTACTCCTGCAACTAACGGGCCTGAATGAATTCCTAACCGTAGTTCCCAAAATGGCAAACCTTGATCCGCTTTAATTTGTTTCATTAAATTCATAAAGGATTGGATTTCCAACGCCGCAAGAACTGAATCAATCGCATGTGTTTGGTTTCGCTTCGGTATTCCACCTGCACACATATAACTATCGCCGATCGTTTTCAGTTTCTCCAGTTTGTATCTTTCTGTAATTTTATCGAACTGAACAAAACAAGCATCCAAATCTCGAATTAGTTCTTGTGGTGATAAAAATTCTGCTATTTGGGTGAATCCTTTAAAATCAGTAAACATAACGCTAACATTTTCGTATAAGATTGGTTCTGTGGCACCTTTTTCCTTCAACTCCTCTGCAATATCAAAAGGCAAAATGTTTAGCAAAAGTTTTTCATTTTTCCTTCTTTCTTCCTCTGCAATATTTCTAGAAATTTCAAGTTCTTGAAATAAAGCAGAGTTAGATAAGATACCAGCAAGTTGCTCCCCTAATATGGACAGACGAGTTAAATCTTCTTCCGATGGACTCAGAGGTTTCTCAGAATTAGAAAGGTCCAGGACGCCAACAACCTTTCCTCTGAGTATCATAGGTATAAAAATAATGTGTTTAAGTCTAAGGGCTTTGATTCCAAACCGATCATCTTCAGAAAAAAGCCGATCAAAATTACCTACTCCTTGTGAGAAAAATACAACCTTTTTGCGACGAAGTACCATGGAATGAGCACCGCTTCTACCTGACTTAGGTATCTTCATATCGAGAAGTCTTTTTCGTTCAAATTCCTGAACAAAATCCGGAATTTTGATGTCCACAAATTTGAGATACTCTCGCCCTTCTTCAGCTAACAATAATGAGTAATATTCAATTCCAAAATGATGATTCACATATTGGTGAACTTTTTCCATGATCACATGAAGATCAATATCTTCGTTCAAACTTTTCAGTAAATTATTTAGAGAATTTGTCTCTTGTTTTTGTTTTTCCGTTTCCTTTAATAAATATACTCGATTGATTACTCCAGCAACTTGAGCGCAAAGATTTTCAATGGATCTGACTTGAGCTTTCGTTAAATCTAAACGGTTCAGGAAATTAGAGAACATAAAAAATCCGATGGTTTCATTATTTAAAACCAAAGGTACATGCAAAAAGGAAGTAGCGATTACGCCTTCGCAAATTTTTTTATCAATTTCGAATGCGTATTGTTTGATTTGAGGAATTAGCAGACTTTTCTTTCTCTTCCACACCAAGTAAGCCATACCACC from Leptospira meyeri harbors:
- a CDS encoding response regulator, which gives rise to MSHKYEASADSNVIKIGILENDDFFLEELKSRISELDNVSEIFSWKTGEMLLRDPQHKNIDILFLDIMLPGINGIEVVKILSEKNENIKVIMLTNMNSDEMIFNSIKNGALGYLLKSELGQIKNIVDVLLGGGAYITPTIALRVFSNFRRPIDKPKVYLTDREKQILELLVKGKTIPLVSKFLDLSEHTVQGYVKSIYRKLQVHNRSELALKVQEYSIL